Below is a genomic region from Vitis riparia cultivar Riparia Gloire de Montpellier isolate 1030 chromosome 5, EGFV_Vit.rip_1.0, whole genome shotgun sequence.
CTTTGTATAAACCTGTAGGCTTTCATCTTCACCTCCAGATCAGCTTCTTTGGTGATCTTTGTACCGTGGAACTTCAGGGATATACCAGATTATATTAGCAGCGACATTGTCAAATCCAGAAATGGGGGTACTTGTTGGCAAAGGTGGCACTGTGGGTAATCCTCattcattaagaaaattaaaaaaaaaaggatggaaTGAGTTCTGGTAAGAATAGAATACAGCTGTAGGATAGCATGCATTGTTTATGAGGGAAGTCGGTTCTTGGTATCAAAACAAGCAATCTCAATAGGTCACTTCTGCTCATGCATATCTATATTTTCATCATCTGCTGAATCTTCATTCCTACTGTGATCTTTAGAGTGGCTGGACTAGTGTCATCTAACACAATGGTTTTGGGACATTAGAAACAGCTCCGCTGGCATAGGATTGAGCAACGTCATCTTAAGCATGATTTCTGGTAGTCTCCACCAGGTTATTTGGCTCCCCTGCTATGGTTCTTCTGATGCTCATGGGCAGTAACAATATGTTGGTGTGCTACTCGGTTCAATTCTCTCAAAAGAACAACAGCAGCAGCCGTTGcctttttagaactatttttagTGAAAACCGACATTGCATCGTCAATGGATGCTTGTGTTTCAATCATCTCATCATTATCAGTAGTTCTCCTTTCTAAGAAAGCTGATACACGCTTCTCATGAAGATTTTGCATTTGCTCTTCAACTCCCTCAATAAAAGGAAAAGCTTTATGCTGCAAAACGTCACATGTAACAGAAACAAAGTCACGAAGCCTTTGCACAAAGATGAACTTCCCACCAGCAGCAGTAAGAGACTCCTATAGAGCAGTGATATCTGACAGTGAGGAAGATAAATTTCCATCAGTCTATGTTGACATGGTTCCGCCATGGGATCCCTCAAGTCTCCTTATATTTTGTCCGAACACATGTATAAAGTCATATTTGTGCGATATCTGCATTGCAGCTGGAAAATCATCAGTAAAATCCGGGGAAAAGAAAAGATCAGCCTGTTTCTCTGCAAATCCCAGTTCCCTCGAGTTGGATCCAAGTTCAATGACATGTAGCTTTGAGACAATCCATCCAGCATTAAAGGATATTGTGGCAAAACCAATAAGTGCACAGGATTGATCATTCCCTGGAACTTTACATGTGGCGAATGATGCAGCCTGAGTTTCAAGAGCTTGACTACGATGTTGTTCAATAGAGAAAAACTGCATATTCCTTTTTGATAAGCTGTGGTTTCTCAAGTGAACCCAGAGCAATTCCAATCAAATCCAACCACTTTTCATACGAATCATATCGACAGTTAATTATCTGATTGTTTACCAAATTAATAGTTTCTCTCAAACATTTTTACAGGTTCTGAATCACCTTCGATTGATCAATGATATATTGAGGTCTACGTGACTATGCTCAGCATCTTCAGGGTAATCCACTTCCAGAAAACAATCTGTTCAGGCATTTGGTGTGATTTCATTTTGGCTTTGAATGATCGAGGACCTTGGTTCTCAGCATCTCACCTCGAGCGAAGTTCACCCGTTTGTTCCCGCGTTGAcgtaataaaatataaatgacaGTAGCACTTTCTGAGCAACTCAACAGGTCTTGCGTTTTGTAGCTGAATCCTGAATTTCTCAGTCTTGAAGGATGCTTTCGAGGTGCCCATAGAGAACTTCATTCTTTCAAAAGGATATGAATTGGAGTTGGGAGTGAGtcgaattttcttttgaaagatcCAACAACGTGCTTATTGTCTGAAGTTCTAGGCAACATGACCTTAACCACATCATTCTCATCAATACTTGCAGTTTCTATATCAGAATTTTCATCTGATGAAGCAAATGGAAGAAGGACACCTTAAACTTCAGCTTGCAGGTGTTGCACCAAAAGAGTTTCCTGCAGCAAAACTAAATGTAGCGCCACAATCAGGTACTTCATATTAGATTTCTTCATTACGTACTCTATTGTGTGATAGAGAGTCTCGAGAAGCCTCACTCCTCTCCTTGCAGCAAGTTTCCCGTCTTGAAACATACAACGTCTAATCATTATAAATCATCTGATCCCTTTTGTTATAGAATGTGAAGCCTCTGAGTTGAATGAATATCTCATAAACTCACCCGACCTTTGCTTTAAGTTGAATAAATTCGATGCCCTTTTTTTATTGCCTACATTGTGCATCACGAAATCATTGTATTCTATGCAATAGGGTCCTTGTGGGGCATTTTATCGAATGGCTTAAAAGCAAAATCTCCCACCTTGGCACATGTACTGACCATTGCCGTTTGACACACCAAATCTGGCTCACAAATTGATGAAGACACCCAATGGCAAGCAACCAAACCACCCAATCCTGTGTTTATGTAAATCAGGCCACTTTGAACATGTGGCTCATGCTCAAATCCATATTTCGCAATGGCACCATGTGTAGATGAACCAATCCCATGCGCTAATAGCTGAGCAGAGGTGCGAACCAAGAACATGAAAGTGTAGTTATCAGAGGCCAGATAGCCGACAGAAAGAAGAATTCTACTATAGATGTGAGAGCTCCGATCAAAGAGTCGAAGATGAAGGAAGTTAGGTTCTGAGAGTTGTGACAGAGGCCTCATTGGGACTTCAATCCTTGATTGTTCTGTGAACTGAAACTATCACACGAAAAATGCAAAGTTGGATGAACTGCTCCTCACTAATTCTCGCTCAATCACCCTCCTCTGTTTTCTGCTCAAATCTGACCCCTGATTTGCTCAAAGATAATAAACAAAAGACCCCGCAATTATGTGGTAAACAAGTGCAAAACTCCTCTACCAC
It encodes:
- the LOC117915152 gene encoding putative pentatricopeptide repeat-containing protein At5g40405, whose amino-acid sequence is MRPLSQLSEPNFLHLRLFDRSSHIYSRILLSVGYLASDNYTFMFLVRTSAQLLAHGIGSSTHGAIAKYGFEHEPHVQSGLIYINTGLGGLVACHWVSSSICEPDLVCQTAMVSTCAKVGDFAFKPFDKMPHKDPIA